The Antarcticibacterium sp. 1MA-6-2 genome has a window encoding:
- a CDS encoding type II toxin-antitoxin system RelE/ParE family toxin, whose protein sequence is MAGRIKWSKKATEDLQEILAYWRSRNKSNTYSKKLYKEIIQIIYLLDAYPYLGISTSDKFIRVKIFKSYKFFYEFKSKPITILGIWDTRQDPEELETL, encoded by the coding sequence ATGGCTGGGAGAATAAAATGGTCCAAAAAAGCTACAGAAGATCTTCAGGAAATTTTAGCTTACTGGAGAAGTAGAAATAAATCCAATACATATAGCAAGAAACTCTATAAAGAAATAATACAGATCATATATTTATTAGATGCATATCCCTATTTAGGCATATCTACTAGTGATAAATTTATTAGAGTGAAAATTTTTAAATCGTATAAATTTTTTTACGAATTTAAATCCAAACCAATTACCATACTGGGAATTTGGGATACGAGGCAAGACCCGGAAGAATTAGAAACACTCTAA
- a CDS encoding thioredoxin family protein: MVKELEQDNLNEIVEGSETVVVQYMAGWCGNCRVMKPKFKKLAGENQQATFIMVDAEKFPESRKMANVNNLPTFAAFKNGSLINQVQTNKFDLLKDLVNEVTSN, from the coding sequence ATGGTAAAAGAACTGGAACAGGATAATTTGAATGAGATAGTTGAAGGAAGTGAGACAGTAGTTGTTCAGTATATGGCCGGGTGGTGTGGAAACTGCCGCGTTATGAAACCAAAATTTAAAAAACTGGCGGGTGAAAATCAGCAGGCTACATTTATAATGGTAGATGCTGAAAAGTTTCCCGAATCTCGCAAAATGGCAAATGTGAACAACCTTCCAACCTTTGCAGCTTTTAAGAATGGAAGTTTAATAAATCAGGTGCAAACTAATAAGTTTGACCTTTTAAAAGATCTAGTAAATGAAGTTACCAGTAATTAG
- a CDS encoding NADPH-dependent FMN reductase: MKKILAFAGSNSSTSINHTFLTHVVDRIQGHEIKILKLREFDIPIYSIDLEKERGIPTDIRILKNLIDEHDALVISVNEHNGTVSAFFKNIIDWLSRMDRSFLTGKHILLMSTSPGARGAAAALDYTKHMLPRFGGKIIQSFSFPSFKDNLEDGKIQNEVLDMGIEDVLTTFAHEIED, encoded by the coding sequence ATGAAGAAAATTCTCGCCTTTGCAGGCTCCAATAGCAGTACATCTATTAACCACACTTTTTTGACTCACGTAGTAGATAGAATTCAGGGGCACGAAATTAAAATTCTAAAATTGCGAGAGTTTGATATCCCAATTTACAGTATAGATTTGGAGAAGGAGCGGGGAATACCTACAGATATCAGGATATTAAAAAATCTTATTGATGAACATGACGCGCTTGTTATTTCGGTAAATGAACACAATGGTACTGTATCAGCTTTTTTCAAAAATATTATTGACTGGCTTTCCAGAATGGACAGAAGTTTTCTCACAGGAAAGCATATTCTTCTTATGAGTACCTCCCCGGGAGCCAGAGGAGCTGCTGCTGCTCTTGATTACACAAAGCATATGTTACCGCGATTTGGCGGAAAAATCATTCAGAGTTTCAGCTTTCCCTCTTTTAAAGATAATCTTGAGGATGGCAAAATTCAGAATGAAGTTCTGGATATGGGAATTGAAGATGTCTTAACTACTTTTGCACATGAAATTGAAGATTAA
- a CDS encoding diacylglycerol kinase family protein: protein MRNSFLGKRIRGGGYAIKGAWILLKSEPSIQVQAVISIVVTVAGFYFDITRTEWMFQIFAIGLVLSSEGLNSAVEGIADFIHPDFHTKIGYIKDVAAGAVLFAAVTAIFIAWLYLPALYFLIYFPK from the coding sequence ATGCGCAATAGTTTTCTGGGAAAAAGAATAAGAGGCGGCGGTTACGCTATAAAAGGTGCCTGGATTTTACTTAAATCTGAACCTAGTATACAAGTCCAGGCAGTCATTTCTATAGTAGTAACCGTTGCAGGATTTTATTTTGATATTACCCGAACAGAATGGATGTTCCAAATTTTTGCAATAGGCCTCGTTCTTAGTAGCGAAGGCCTTAACAGTGCAGTGGAAGGAATAGCCGATTTTATTCATCCCGACTTTCATACTAAAATCGGCTATATTAAAGATGTAGCTGCGGGTGCTGTACTTTTTGCTGCAGTAACAGCCATATTTATTGCTTGGCTTTATTTACCTGCCCTATATTTTTTAATCTATTTCCCTAAATGA
- a CDS encoding DEAD/DEAH box helicase translates to MTFQDLNLNTPLLNALEDLKFHTPTPIQEKAFSSIMSGKDVVGIAQTGTGKTFGYMLPILRMLKYSEQKNPRVLVLVPTRELAVQVAEEIEKLTAYMNVRIVAVYGGVNINTQHQDVLQGQDIVVATPGRLYDLVLRRAIQLKSVQKLVIDEVDVMLDLGFRFQINNILELLPDTKQSIMFSATMTEAVEELIDANFKAPEKISVAMSGTPLENIEQRGYKIPNFHTKVNFLKHILQDRETYSKVLIFVGYKRMADRLFEMLNEKYAEELTVIHSNKTQNYRLRSVRQFGEGFCRILVATDVMARGLDIENVSHVINFDTPEYPENYMHRIGRTGRAEKQGISIVLTTEKEEENLEKIENLMNMKVPQNELPPEVSISTELIPEEQPKVFEINNPGKNSEDAPGPAFHEKSEKNKKVNLGGSYRREIAKKYKKPKTRGDKNANRRRKK, encoded by the coding sequence GTGACTTTTCAAGACCTCAATTTAAATACTCCTTTACTCAACGCGCTGGAAGATCTTAAATTCCACACTCCTACTCCTATCCAGGAAAAGGCATTTTCTTCTATTATGTCCGGAAAAGATGTAGTGGGAATTGCACAAACGGGTACAGGGAAAACATTTGGATATATGCTTCCGATTCTACGGATGCTCAAATATTCCGAACAAAAGAATCCGCGGGTACTGGTGCTGGTGCCAACACGGGAACTTGCAGTACAGGTGGCAGAGGAGATTGAAAAGCTTACTGCATATATGAATGTGAGAATAGTTGCCGTTTATGGAGGTGTAAACATTAATACTCAGCATCAGGATGTTTTACAGGGACAGGATATTGTGGTGGCGACTCCTGGAAGATTGTATGATCTGGTGTTAAGACGGGCAATTCAGCTGAAATCGGTTCAAAAGCTGGTGATAGATGAAGTAGATGTGATGCTGGATTTAGGCTTTCGGTTTCAAATCAATAATATTCTTGAGCTACTTCCGGACACTAAGCAAAGTATTATGTTTTCAGCTACAATGACAGAAGCTGTGGAAGAGCTTATTGACGCAAATTTTAAAGCTCCGGAGAAAATTTCGGTAGCAATGAGTGGGACTCCGCTAGAGAATATTGAGCAAAGAGGTTACAAAATTCCAAATTTCCATACCAAAGTAAATTTCCTGAAGCACATTCTGCAAGACCGGGAAACCTACAGCAAAGTACTGATCTTCGTAGGCTACAAAAGAATGGCAGACCGTCTGTTTGAAATGCTGAATGAAAAATATGCAGAGGAACTAACGGTAATCCATTCCAATAAGACTCAGAATTACAGATTGCGAAGTGTGAGACAATTTGGAGAGGGGTTTTGCAGAATTCTTGTAGCTACAGATGTTATGGCCCGTGGTCTTGATATAGAAAACGTTTCCCACGTGATAAATTTTGACACTCCGGAATATCCTGAAAATTACATGCACAGAATAGGAAGAACAGGACGTGCCGAAAAACAGGGAATTTCTATTGTGCTTACTACTGAAAAAGAAGAAGAGAACCTGGAGAAGATTGAAAACCTAATGAATATGAAGGTGCCTCAAAATGAGTTACCGCCTGAAGTATCCATTTCTACTGAACTTATTCCTGAAGAACAGCCAAAAGTCTTTGAGATCAATAATCCCGGAAAAAATTCTGAAGATGCTCCCGGACCAGCTTTCCACGAGAAAAGCGAGAAAAACAAAAAGGTGAATCTTGGAGGATCTTATCGACGGGAAATAGCCAAGAAATACAAGAAACCGAAAACCCGGGGCGATAAAAATGCCAACAGAAGAAGAAAAAAGTAG
- a CDS encoding DUF6952 family protein yields the protein MKLPVIRHLQRNNDKQKLEHSIEVLESFTEHRSVTDEEMDVIGELISNLCGAVEVHNMIEEGTPEKDACNNFMKKVIGAIDR from the coding sequence ATGAAGTTACCAGTAATTAGACATTTGCAACGTAACAATGATAAACAGAAACTGGAGCATAGCATCGAAGTTTTGGAAAGTTTTACTGAACACCGTTCAGTAACCGATGAAGAAATGGATGTTATTGGGGAATTGATCTCCAACTTATGTGGTGCAGTTGAAGTACATAATATGATTGAAGAGGGAACACCGGAAAAAGATGCCTGTAACAATTTTATGAAAAAAGTTATAGGTGCCATAGACCGTTAA
- a CDS encoding Lrp/AsnC family transcriptional regulator — protein MHLDNIDIKILRQLQKDSKITNKQLSAKLNLSVTAIYERVKRLERNGVISGYIAVVEPEKVERSFMVLCQIKLTQHTKAYMMKFEAEVAKLPEVMECYHVSGEYDYNLKVRVKNMEAYREFMVTKLTTLEHIGSTQSTFVINQVKHTSALPL, from the coding sequence ATGCATCTGGATAACATTGATATAAAAATACTGAGACAACTTCAAAAGGATAGTAAGATCACCAACAAACAACTTTCAGCAAAATTAAACCTTTCGGTTACCGCAATTTATGAGCGGGTAAAAAGGCTGGAAAGGAATGGCGTAATTTCAGGATATATTGCGGTGGTAGAGCCGGAAAAAGTGGAGAGATCTTTTATGGTTCTTTGCCAGATCAAATTGACTCAGCACACGAAAGCTTATATGATGAAGTTTGAAGCCGAAGTTGCAAAACTTCCTGAGGTAATGGAATGTTATCATGTAAGTGGGGAATATGATTATAATCTAAAAGTACGGGTAAAGAATATGGAGGCCTATCGTGAATTTATGGTAACCAAACTCACCACGCTGGAGCATATTGGTAGTACACAAAGCACATTCGTTATTAACCAGGTTAAACATACTTCAGCTTTACCATTATAG
- a CDS encoding aminotransferase class I/II-fold pyridoxal phosphate-dependent enzyme, with protein MKYKPANHIQDLQYFGEFGGVNPSISDSSTYTFLSAKTMFDTFEGNADGCYLYSRHSSPSNLYLGEALAAMEGTETANVAASGMGAITSTLLQLCMAGDHVVSSRTIYGGTYAFLKNFAPRLNITTSFVDITKPEAVEAAVTKNTKVLYCESVSNPLLEVADIEALSKIAKKHNLTLVVDNTFSPLSITPKELGADVIIHSLTKFINGSSDTVGGVTCGSQNFINSLRSVNDGANMLLGPTMDSLRSASILKNMRTLHIRMKQHSNNAMYLAQKFEEDGLRTVYPGLPSHPSHELFKRMMNPDYGFGGMLTIDVGTLDKANELMELMQNENLGYLAVSLGFYKTLFSAPGSSTSSEIPLEEQKEMGLTDGLIRFSIGLDNDIERTYQRMKACMEKVEILALQEN; from the coding sequence ATGAAATATAAACCCGCCAATCATATCCAGGATCTCCAATACTTTGGAGAATTTGGAGGAGTAAATCCATCAATTTCAGATTCTTCTACTTATACGTTTCTTTCAGCAAAAACCATGTTTGACACTTTTGAGGGGAATGCAGATGGTTGTTACTTATATTCCCGGCATTCCTCTCCCTCAAATCTTTATTTAGGAGAGGCTCTCGCTGCAATGGAAGGAACAGAAACTGCTAACGTAGCAGCATCAGGTATGGGAGCCATAACTTCAACTCTTTTACAGTTATGTATGGCAGGCGATCACGTAGTTTCCAGCAGAACAATCTATGGCGGAACCTATGCTTTTCTGAAGAATTTTGCACCCAGGTTGAATATTACCACTTCCTTTGTAGACATTACTAAACCGGAAGCTGTGGAAGCAGCTGTCACAAAAAATACAAAAGTGTTGTACTGTGAATCTGTAAGCAATCCCTTGCTTGAAGTTGCAGATATTGAAGCCCTGTCTAAAATTGCAAAAAAGCACAATCTCACTCTTGTTGTAGACAATACTTTTTCACCACTGTCAATAACTCCAAAAGAACTTGGTGCCGATGTTATTATACACAGCCTCACCAAATTTATAAATGGTAGTAGTGACACGGTGGGCGGAGTTACCTGTGGATCCCAAAATTTCATCAACTCCCTTAGAAGCGTAAATGATGGTGCCAATATGCTGCTAGGACCTACTATGGATAGTTTACGCTCTGCCTCTATTCTTAAAAATATGAGGACACTACATATAAGAATGAAACAGCACAGTAATAATGCAATGTATCTGGCTCAAAAATTTGAAGAAGATGGATTAAGAACAGTTTATCCCGGACTTCCCTCCCACCCCAGTCATGAACTTTTCAAAAGGATGATGAATCCGGATTACGGTTTTGGCGGAATGTTAACTATAGATGTTGGAACCCTGGACAAAGCCAATGAATTAATGGAATTAATGCAGAATGAGAATCTTGGATATCTTGCCGTGAGTCTCGGGTTTTATAAAACCTTGTTCAGCGCACCCGGAAGTTCCACTTCTTCAGAAATTCCTCTTGAAGAACAGAAAGAGATGGGATTAACCGATGGCCTTATCAGGTTCTCGATTGGACTGGATAATGATATTGAAAGAACATACCAGCGAATGAAAGCCTGTATGGAAAAAGTAGAAATACTGGCTTTACAGGAAAACTAA
- the tpx gene encoding thiol peroxidase encodes MSQITLKDKKINTYGNLPETGEKAPHFELVRSDLSTATLKDFRGKRVIMNIFPSIDTNVCATSVRNFNERASKLNNTEILCISRDLPFAQKRFVDDEGLKNVTNLSDFRQGDFGKDYGVEMIDGPMAGLLSRVVIVLDEEGKVLHSQQVGDIGDEPDYLSALKSLL; translated from the coding sequence ATGTCACAAATCACATTAAAAGATAAAAAAATTAATACGTACGGCAATTTGCCTGAGACCGGAGAAAAAGCACCTCACTTTGAACTTGTTCGTTCTGATCTTTCTACTGCAACTTTAAAAGACTTTAGAGGAAAAAGGGTCATTATGAATATTTTTCCAAGTATAGATACCAATGTGTGCGCAACTTCGGTTCGAAATTTTAATGAAAGGGCATCTAAATTAAATAATACCGAGATCCTGTGTATTTCCAGAGATCTTCCCTTTGCCCAAAAAAGATTTGTAGATGATGAAGGTCTAAAAAATGTCACAAATCTATCTGATTTTCGCCAGGGTGATTTTGGAAAAGACTATGGAGTCGAAATGATAGATGGTCCTATGGCAGGCCTTTTATCACGCGTGGTAATAGTTCTGGACGAGGAGGGAAAGGTTCTGCACAGCCAACAGGTAGGAGATATTGGAGATGAGCCCGATTACCTTTCGGCGCTCAAATCGCTGCTGTAA
- a CDS encoding outer membrane lipoprotein carrier protein LolA, protein MKRLPIFLIALVTLFSVNAQNADKAKALLNEVSSKVKSYDNMVIDFKYTLENTAEKVNQETRGDVSIKGDKYFLNLMGTSQLFDGKKIYTIIPEDQEINVSTYVEEDDTNITPSKMFSFYENGYTYKWDIVQDVKGRKIQYIKLTPIDSNADVKNILLGIDTQTKHIYNLIQTQDNGTKITITVKSFKTNQPLAKNLFSFSEDRYSDYYINRLD, encoded by the coding sequence ATGAAAAGATTACCTATTTTCCTTATTGCATTAGTGACATTATTTTCTGTTAACGCTCAAAATGCAGATAAGGCAAAAGCGCTTCTTAATGAAGTATCCTCAAAAGTTAAGTCCTATGACAATATGGTGATTGACTTTAAATACACTCTTGAAAATACCGCAGAAAAAGTAAACCAGGAAACGCGGGGAGATGTTAGTATTAAGGGAGACAAATATTTTCTTAATCTTATGGGTACTTCGCAGCTTTTTGATGGAAAAAAGATCTACACTATAATTCCGGAAGATCAGGAAATCAATGTCTCAACCTACGTTGAAGAAGATGACACTAATATTACCCCTTCCAAGATGTTCAGTTTTTACGAAAATGGCTACACGTACAAATGGGATATTGTTCAGGATGTAAAAGGCCGTAAAATCCAGTATATTAAGTTGACCCCTATTGACAGTAATGCAGATGTAAAAAATATTTTATTGGGAATAGACACACAAACCAAACATATTTATAACCTTATTCAAACCCAGGATAATGGTACAAAAATTACCATCACGGTAAAAAGTTTTAAGACCAATCAACCTTTAGCAAAAAATCTCTTCAGCTTTTCCGAAGACAGATATAGCGATTACTACATCAACAGACTGGATTAA
- a CDS encoding peroxiredoxin: MALVGRKFPNLSVNAMDEMGDTFKLNVLEEAQKNNKKVLLFWYPKDFTFVCPTELHAFQEALGEFEKRNVKVIGASCDTAEVHFAWLNTAKDNGGIEGVTYPILADSNRNLSSQLGILDITNENYDEETGAVTVEGDNVTYRATYLVDEEGTIFHESVNHMPLGRNVKEFLRLIDAYTHVQEKGEVCPANWEEGKEAMNANREGVASYLSSSVN; this comes from the coding sequence ATGGCTTTAGTAGGAAGAAAATTTCCAAATTTAAGTGTAAACGCAATGGACGAAATGGGTGATACTTTCAAGTTAAATGTTCTTGAAGAGGCTCAAAAGAACAATAAAAAAGTTTTGCTCTTCTGGTATCCTAAAGATTTCACTTTTGTTTGCCCAACTGAACTTCATGCTTTCCAGGAAGCTTTGGGGGAATTTGAGAAAAGAAATGTAAAAGTTATTGGAGCTTCCTGTGATACAGCTGAAGTTCACTTTGCCTGGTTGAACACGGCAAAGGACAATGGCGGAATTGAAGGTGTGACTTATCCTATCCTTGCAGATTCTAACAGAAATCTTAGTTCTCAACTTGGTATTCTGGACATTACTAATGAAAATTATGACGAAGAAACAGGTGCCGTAACAGTAGAAGGAGACAACGTGACTTATCGCGCAACATATCTTGTTGACGAAGAGGGAACGATCTTTCACGAAAGCGTAAACCATATGCCACTTGGTAGAAATGTAAAAGAATTTTTGCGCCTTATTGATGCTTACACTCATGTACAGGAAAAAGGAGAAGTATGTCCTGCAAACTGGGAAGAAGGTAAAGAGGCAATGAATGCCAACCGTGAAGGTGTTGCCTCTTATTTGAGCTCAAGCGTAAACTAA
- a CDS encoding LptF/LptG family permease — translation MKILDRYILVSYLKTFFTVFIILMFIFVLQTIWLYIGELAGKDLDVEIILKFLLYFSPKLIPLVLPLSILLTSIMVFGSFAENYEFAAMKSSGISLQRAMRSLTFFILLLSGIAFFFANNVIPASEFKSINLRKNIAQLKPAMAISEGTFNDVGDFNIKVEDKTGENDQFLNDVIIHQKTARGGNLTVIKANRGELVGSTDSDVLSLILFDGNYYNDIPQNDPSRRANKPFAKSSFEKHTINIDISDFNDVDLDDENYKNSQNMLKISELTQSIDSFSTAYNQERRKFADVIYTRSGATQYNSNFFPNDSLPEVDNSILELYDTEEALQILNLSIGSVDALVSTANIKKQEFKTSTKQLNKFEIALHEKYVLAFACIILFFVGAPLGAIIRKGGMGLPMVIAILIFLTYHFIGIFAKNSAEDGTISPVLAAWLSTLIMLPLGVFFTYRATTDQGLLAFGNLIRPISKQLKKLALIRKEKK, via the coding sequence TTGAAGATACTTGACAGATACATACTGGTAAGTTATTTAAAGACATTCTTTACGGTATTTATCATCCTCATGTTCATTTTTGTACTCCAAACCATATGGTTGTACATTGGAGAACTAGCAGGAAAAGATCTGGATGTAGAAATTATTCTAAAATTTCTGCTTTATTTTTCCCCAAAATTAATTCCGCTTGTCCTTCCATTATCCATTCTTCTTACTTCGATCATGGTTTTTGGGAGTTTTGCTGAAAATTATGAATTTGCTGCGATGAAATCATCGGGGATTTCTTTACAGCGGGCCATGCGAAGTCTTACCTTTTTTATCCTTCTGCTTAGTGGAATTGCCTTTTTCTTCGCGAATAATGTGATTCCTGCTTCAGAATTTAAATCTATTAACCTTCGGAAGAATATTGCCCAGTTAAAACCTGCAATGGCAATTTCTGAAGGAACTTTTAATGATGTAGGAGATTTTAATATTAAAGTAGAAGATAAAACAGGAGAAAATGACCAATTTCTTAACGATGTAATTATTCATCAAAAAACTGCACGTGGAGGAAACTTAACTGTAATAAAAGCCAATAGAGGAGAATTAGTGGGAAGCACAGATTCCGATGTGCTTTCTCTTATCCTTTTCGATGGTAATTATTATAATGATATTCCTCAAAATGATCCTTCCAGACGGGCTAACAAACCTTTTGCCAAGAGTTCTTTTGAAAAGCACACCATCAACATTGATATTTCAGATTTTAATGATGTTGACCTGGATGACGAGAATTACAAAAATTCTCAAAATATGCTTAAGATCTCGGAACTTACTCAAAGTATCGATTCTTTTTCCACTGCCTACAACCAGGAGAGGAGAAAATTTGCTGATGTTATTTACACCAGGTCGGGAGCGACACAGTATAACAGCAATTTTTTTCCGAATGATAGTTTGCCCGAAGTTGACAATTCAATACTTGAACTTTACGATACAGAGGAAGCTTTACAGATATTAAATCTCTCCATAGGCTCTGTAGACGCTCTTGTTTCTACAGCAAATATTAAAAAGCAGGAATTCAAGACCAGTACCAAACAGCTGAATAAATTTGAAATTGCCCTGCACGAGAAATATGTGCTCGCTTTTGCCTGTATAATATTGTTCTTCGTGGGTGCACCCCTGGGAGCAATTATAAGAAAAGGAGGAATGGGCCTGCCAATGGTAATTGCCATTCTAATTTTCCTTACTTATCACTTTATTGGAATTTTTGCCAAAAATAGTGCAGAAGACGGAACAATAAGCCCGGTTTTGGCAGCCTGGTTGTCAACCTTAATTATGTTACCCCTCGGAGTATTCTTTACCTACCGCGCAACCACAGATCAGGGACTGTTGGCTTTTGGAAATCTTATCAGGCCCATTAGCAAACAGCTGAAAAAACTCGCCCTTATTCGAAAGGAAAAGAAATAG
- the lpdA gene encoding dihydrolipoyl dehydrogenase gives MSKYDVVVIGSGPGGYVAAIRCAQLGMKTAIIEKYSTLGGTCLNVGCIPSKALLDSSHHYEDAVKHFEEHGIELSGDVKINLEKMMNRKSAVVQQTCDGVKYLMDKNKIEVFQGVGSFKDATHINIDKAEGGTETIEATNTIIATGSKPSSLPFIKLDKERVITSTEALKLKEIPKHMLVIGGGVIGLELGQVYSRLGAEVTVVEYMDRIIPTMDSALAKELAKVLKKQGITLNVSHKVKSVERNGDEVIVKADDKKGNEVEFKGDYCLVSVGRRPFTDGLNAEAAGVEVGERGMITVNEHLQTNVKNIYAIGDVVKGAMLAHKASEEGSFVAEVIAGQKPHINYNLIPGVVYTWPEVAAVGKSEEELKEAGVEYKAGKFPMRALGRSRASGDTDGFVKILSDAKTDEVLGVHMIGARTADLIAEAVTAMEFRASAEDIARMSHAHPTYAEAIKEAALAATGDRALHV, from the coding sequence ATGAGTAAATATGATGTAGTGGTAATAGGATCAGGTCCCGGAGGATACGTAGCTGCCATTCGTTGTGCGCAACTGGGGATGAAAACTGCAATCATTGAAAAATATTCCACTCTTGGTGGTACCTGTTTAAACGTGGGCTGTATTCCAAGTAAAGCCTTGTTGGATTCTTCGCACCATTACGAGGACGCTGTAAAACATTTTGAAGAACACGGTATCGAACTTTCGGGAGATGTAAAAATCAATCTTGAAAAAATGATGAACCGTAAATCTGCAGTTGTACAACAAACCTGCGATGGCGTAAAATATCTGATGGACAAGAACAAGATTGAGGTTTTTCAAGGAGTTGGATCTTTTAAAGACGCTACACATATTAATATAGATAAAGCTGAAGGTGGTACAGAAACCATTGAAGCAACAAATACTATTATCGCAACGGGCTCAAAACCGTCCTCTCTGCCGTTTATTAAGCTTGATAAAGAGAGAGTAATAACTTCTACTGAAGCATTAAAACTGAAGGAAATTCCTAAACACATGTTAGTAATTGGTGGTGGTGTAATTGGTCTGGAATTAGGACAGGTTTACAGCAGACTTGGAGCCGAAGTTACCGTAGTGGAGTATATGGACAGGATCATTCCCACAATGGATTCTGCTTTAGCCAAGGAATTGGCGAAGGTGCTTAAGAAGCAGGGAATAACTCTTAATGTGAGCCATAAAGTAAAATCTGTTGAAAGAAATGGAGATGAGGTGATTGTTAAAGCAGATGATAAAAAAGGAAATGAAGTAGAATTTAAAGGAGATTATTGTCTTGTTTCTGTGGGAAGAAGACCTTTTACCGACGGACTAAATGCTGAAGCTGCAGGGGTTGAAGTTGGAGAACGCGGAATGATCACCGTGAATGAGCATTTGCAAACTAATGTGAAAAATATTTATGCTATTGGAGATGTAGTAAAAGGAGCAATGCTGGCACATAAAGCTTCTGAAGAAGGTTCTTTTGTTGCTGAAGTAATTGCGGGACAAAAACCACACATCAATTATAATCTTATCCCGGGAGTTGTCTACACCTGGCCGGAAGTTGCCGCAGTAGGTAAATCGGAAGAAGAATTAAAAGAAGCAGGAGTTGAATACAAAGCAGGGAAATTCCCGATGCGGGCATTAGGACGTTCAAGAGCCAGTGGTGACACGGATGGTTTTGTAAAAATTCTTTCCGATGCTAAAACTGATGAAGTATTAGGAGTACATATGATTGGAGCAAGAACAGCCGATCTTATTGCTGAAGCGGTTACTGCCATGGAATTCAGAGCCTCTGCTGAAGACATTGCGCGTATGAGCCACGCCCATCCAACTTATGCTGAAGCTATTAAAGAAGCAGCTTTAGCGGCAACCGGAGACCGTGCATTGCACGTTTAA
- a CDS encoding aldose 1-epimerase family protein: protein MHQLQNEFLSIGVKPIGAELCSIIDRETQKEYIWQANPEIWANHAPILFPIIGELKNGSYSFDGKEYSLPRHGFVRHNDKIILKEKTNESLIFFREYSEETLKVYPFKFQLEIQFTLFKKQLEISHRVTNVDDKYIYFSLGGHPAFNVPLNEGEVYEDHFLQFDKKLDLKTHVLNEEGLITARTTPVTENDDKIHLHKDLFNKDALVFKDIQSKKVVLKSKRSGPVLTVEYDDFKNLGLWANPSCAICLH from the coding sequence ATGCATCAGTTACAGAATGAATTTTTAAGTATTGGCGTTAAACCGATTGGTGCAGAACTGTGCAGCATAATTGATCGTGAAACGCAAAAAGAATATATCTGGCAGGCGAATCCTGAAATCTGGGCGAACCACGCCCCAATACTTTTCCCAATTATTGGAGAATTAAAAAACGGTTCTTATTCTTTTGACGGCAAAGAATACAGCCTACCCCGACACGGTTTCGTAAGGCATAATGATAAAATTATCCTGAAGGAGAAGACCAACGAGAGCCTGATTTTCTTTCGTGAATATTCCGAAGAAACATTAAAAGTTTATCCCTTTAAGTTTCAACTGGAGATCCAATTTACTTTATTTAAAAAGCAACTGGAGATTTCTCACCGTGTGACCAATGTGGATGACAAATACATTTATTTCTCCCTGGGAGGACATCCTGCTTTTAACGTTCCGTTAAATGAGGGAGAAGTTTATGAGGATCATTTTCTCCAGTTCGATAAAAAATTGGACTTAAAGACTCACGTGCTGAATGAAGAAGGACTAATAACGGCCAGGACTACTCCGGTAACTGAAAATGATGATAAGATTCATTTACACAAGGACCTTTTTAACAAGGATGCACTGGTTTTTAAAGATATCCAGTCTAAGAAGGTGGTTTTAAAGAGTAAAAGATCTGGGCCTGTATTAACTGTGGAGTATGATGATTTTAAAAATTTAGGTCTTTGGGCAAACCCTAGCTGCGCCATATGTTTGCATTGA